In Deinobacterium chartae, a single genomic region encodes these proteins:
- a CDS encoding PQQ-like beta-propeller repeat protein, translating into MRLPPAVLALSLPLLLAACSRITPSPGSPQGPDPHPNPPQPPSALEQRRFGTLEPLGTPVAGNIAVFNSALTLREGRPLVLMVVQGPQDGTLNVLDARSNTVLETYTLEGGKNAWSSTVTPDGRVHIGAHDRLFTYDPTRRTVTAHGNPLGEGSIWAMTSDEQGRVYGGTFPGGKVFELDPDTGSVREIADLSNPAAPQSYVRSLTYRQGKLYAGTGTLPRIVEIELASGAQRSIELPPIEGLQGKAEFVYGLAARGKYLFAYVNTAPSPLLVYDLEDEAWEALQFNGHPGLDVSPEKNGKVYFLQGGKLQELDLATLEKRTLEAVSYSSSYRFGGWADLEDPSLPGESLLTVSYGGSMVALNPQAGARILPIRVQGSPAQIQSLVAGEDGQSLYMGGYLSSRATRYDVQSRSATLIPMEQAENIAVSGSDVFFGTYPKAHIFHYRANEPVATGSNPKKLFQVLEEQDRPYGMAANERYVVAGTLPTYGQLGGALSVFDRRSGSLKTYRNIIPGHSVISVVIKGDTVYASTTVNGGLGSTPTETEARVLRFDIASGQLLKQTTVDLPGAPDPIYIGNIRLGPDGLLWGVADGSVFALDPQTLELRRHRTLYPEISKFGLFRPMFVGFQGGVIYSNLGTKLTAIDHATLEFRKLADDVGLAALGPDGNLYFTHGPNEAQLWTIDVE; encoded by the coding sequence GTGCGCCTACCGCCCGCCGTCCTCGCCCTGTCCCTGCCGCTGCTGCTGGCCGCCTGCTCCCGGATCACCCCAAGCCCCGGCTCCCCGCAGGGTCCGGACCCGCACCCGAATCCACCCCAGCCACCCAGCGCGCTGGAGCAGCGCCGCTTCGGCACCTTGGAACCGCTCGGCACTCCGGTCGCAGGCAATATCGCGGTCTTCAACTCCGCGCTCACCTTGCGCGAAGGCCGCCCGCTGGTGCTGATGGTGGTCCAGGGTCCGCAAGACGGCACGCTGAACGTGCTCGACGCGCGCAGCAACACCGTGCTGGAAACCTACACCCTCGAGGGCGGCAAGAACGCGTGGTCAAGCACCGTCACCCCCGACGGCCGCGTGCACATCGGCGCGCACGACCGCCTGTTCACCTACGACCCCACGCGGCGCACGGTCACCGCCCACGGCAACCCGCTCGGCGAAGGCTCGATCTGGGCCATGACCTCGGACGAACAGGGCCGGGTGTACGGCGGCACCTTCCCCGGCGGCAAGGTCTTCGAGCTCGACCCGGACACCGGCAGCGTGCGCGAGATCGCCGATCTCTCCAACCCCGCAGCTCCCCAGAGCTACGTGCGCTCGCTCACCTACCGCCAGGGCAAACTCTACGCCGGAACCGGTACGCTGCCGCGCATCGTCGAGATCGAGCTGGCCAGCGGCGCGCAGCGCAGCATCGAACTGCCCCCCATCGAGGGCCTCCAGGGCAAGGCCGAGTTCGTGTACGGCCTCGCCGCACGCGGAAAGTACCTGTTCGCCTACGTCAACACCGCGCCGAGCCCGCTGCTGGTCTACGACCTCGAGGACGAGGCCTGGGAAGCGCTGCAGTTCAACGGTCACCCCGGCCTGGACGTCTCGCCGGAAAAGAACGGCAAGGTTTACTTTCTGCAGGGCGGCAAGCTGCAGGAGCTCGACCTCGCCACGCTGGAAAAACGCACGCTCGAGGCGGTCTCGTACAGCTCCAGCTACCGTTTCGGCGGCTGGGCTGACCTCGAGGACCCCAGCTTGCCCGGCGAGTCGCTGCTGACCGTCTCCTACGGCGGCAGCATGGTGGCGCTCAACCCGCAGGCCGGCGCGCGGATCTTGCCCATCAGGGTCCAGGGCAGTCCGGCCCAGATCCAGTCGCTGGTGGCAGGCGAAGACGGCCAGTCGCTGTACATGGGCGGTTACCTGTCCAGCCGCGCCACCCGCTACGACGTGCAGTCGCGCAGCGCCACGCTCATTCCCATGGAACAGGCCGAGAACATCGCGGTCTCGGGCAGCGACGTGTTCTTCGGCACCTACCCCAAGGCCCACATCTTCCACTACCGCGCGAACGAGCCCGTCGCCACCGGCAGCAACCCCAAAAAGCTCTTCCAGGTCCTCGAGGAGCAGGACCGCCCCTACGGCATGGCCGCCAACGAGCGCTACGTGGTCGCCGGGACCTTGCCCACCTACGGCCAGCTCGGAGGAGCGCTCAGCGTCTTTGACCGCCGAAGCGGCAGCCTGAAGACCTACCGCAACATCATCCCCGGCCACAGCGTCATCAGCGTGGTCATCAAGGGCGACACGGTGTACGCCTCCACCACGGTCAACGGCGGCCTGGGCAGCACGCCCACCGAGACCGAGGCACGGGTGCTGCGCTTCGACATCGCCTCGGGACAGCTGTTGAAGCAGACGACCGTGGACCTGCCCGGCGCTCCCGACCCGATCTACATCGGCAACATTCGGCTGGGCCCTGACGGGCTGCTGTGGGGCGTAGCCGACGGCAGCGTGTTCGCGCTTGACCCGCAGACCCTCGAGCTGCGCCGCCACCGCACGCTGTACCCCGAGATCTCGAAGTTCGGCCTGTTCCGCCCGATGTTCGTAGGCTTCCAAGGCGGCGTGATCTACAGCAACCTGGGCACCAAGCTCACCGCCATCGACCACGCGACCCTCGAGTTCCGCAAGCTGGCCGACGACGTGGGCTTAGCGGCCCTGGGTCCCGACGGCAATCTGTACTTCACGCACGGTCCCAACGAAGCGCAGCTGTGGACCATCGACGTTGAATAG
- a CDS encoding DUF6022 family protein, giving the protein MHPTAVPYPDIHALADRLQSTIDTRWKALLEEHADRLADAYARGGDLAYGSYLGLLFRPLNRELKRSGLRLIPDLPGNMERSREWGSDAAGTDQQRWMWSRVERGQGEPLGTLVTVVYHDHTRFRLPRAPRVLALEATDDAAVIRALSQRHHEFETAPEFTVEVAAYLRSQQGGSAH; this is encoded by the coding sequence ATGCATCCGACCGCTGTGCCTTACCCTGACATTCACGCCCTCGCCGACCGGTTGCAAAGCACCATCGACACACGCTGGAAAGCGCTCCTCGAGGAGCACGCCGACCGGCTCGCCGACGCCTACGCCCGTGGGGGCGACCTGGCCTACGGCAGCTACCTGGGCCTGCTGTTCCGTCCGCTGAACCGGGAACTCAAGCGTTCCGGTCTGCGCCTGATCCCCGATCTGCCCGGCAACATGGAACGCTCGCGCGAATGGGGCAGCGACGCTGCGGGAACCGACCAGCAGCGCTGGATGTGGAGCCGGGTGGAGCGCGGGCAGGGAGAGCCCCTGGGAACGCTGGTCACCGTGGTCTATCACGACCACACCCGCTTCCGGCTTCCGCGCGCCCCCCGCGTGTTGGCCCTCGAGGCGACCGACGACGCAGCGGTCATCCGAGCCCTCTCACAGCGCCACCACGAATTTGAAACGGCGCCGGAGTTCACGGTGGAAGTCGCAGCATACCTGCGATCCCAGCAAGGCGGCAGCGCCCACTGA
- a CDS encoding DinB family protein: MKKRLWVPVVFAASAAAVAVYRAGGLKPLIVQNLIERPVAERTFDELAAELEASGADLEARFARASSSAANAEQLRHIIGIERWGQRRLKVAFGEPLDPGGYRPFRPADDRSWDALLADFRETRAATVELVRSLDVGWDLPIPHDSLGDLSVRGWVQYLRLHAALEGFRIR; encoded by the coding sequence GTGAAAAAACGCCTGTGGGTTCCCGTAGTTTTTGCCGCTTCGGCCGCTGCAGTGGCCGTTTACCGTGCAGGAGGCCTGAAACCGCTGATCGTGCAGAACCTGATCGAGCGACCGGTCGCCGAGCGCACCTTCGATGAACTCGCTGCCGAACTCGAGGCGTCGGGCGCGGACCTCGAGGCCCGCTTCGCGCGCGCCTCGAGCAGCGCGGCCAACGCCGAACAGCTGCGGCACATCATCGGCATCGAGCGCTGGGGACAGCGCCGCCTGAAAGTGGCCTTCGGCGAGCCGCTCGATCCGGGTGGTTACCGTCCGTTCCGCCCGGCCGACGACCGCAGCTGGGACGCTCTGCTCGCCGACTTCAGGGAGACCCGTGCTGCCACGGTGGAACTGGTCCGCTCGCTCGACGTGGGCTGGGACCTGCCGATCCCGCACGACAGCCTGGGTGACCTCTCGGTGCGGGGCTGGGTGCAGTACCTGCGACTTCACGCGGCCCTCGAGGGCTTCAGGATTCGCTAG